A part of Miscanthus floridulus cultivar M001 chromosome 6, ASM1932011v1, whole genome shotgun sequence genomic DNA contains:
- the LOC136461562 gene encoding phosphoacetylglucosamine mutase-like: MTANQEEQEQEQRRRLLAIATRFPLPSGCRFSYGTAGFRADGATMAPAVCRAGILAALRSVKLAGAAVGIVITASHNPVGDNGVKIADPDGGMMAQHWEPFADALANAPDPDALLQLVLQFAKDEGIPLGGQDTAQVLLGRDTRPTGAYLLDAALQGINAIVGANAIDIGILTTPQLHWMVRSKNQGALTHFPRPSTKRRELSALASDSRVDLLVDGDKILSLFALFIREQLDIINNSGGQTNKSLSARLGIVQTAYANGASTQFLKSLGLEVVFTPTGVKYLHKRALEYDIGIYFEANGHGTVVFSEDFISQLESLSNGLSSQAATGSAQYHAVMRLLAESQLINQAVGDALSGLLLVEAILQYKGWSFQNWCELYSDLPSKQMKVKVKDRSVIVTTDAETKVSQPSGLQELIDKETANYTHGRCFVRPCGTEDVVRVYAEASTQVEADSLTKSVAHHVERILG, encoded by the exons ATGACTGCCAatcaggaggagcaggagcaggagcagcgccgccgccttCTCGCCATCGCGACCCGCTTCCCACTCCCAAGCG GCTGCAGGTTCTCCTATGGCACGGCGGGCTTCCGCGCCGACGGGGCCACCATGGCGCCTGCCGTCTGCCGCGCCGGCATCCTCGCCGCGCTCCGCTCCGTCAAGCTCGCGGGCGCCGCCGTCGGGatcgtcatcaccgcctcccaCAACCCCGTCGGCGACAACGGCGTCAAGATCGCCGACCCCGACGGCGGCATGATGGCCCAGCACTGGGAGCCCTTCGCCGACGCCCTCGCCAACGCCCCCGACCCTGACGCCCTCCTCCAG CTGGTGCTTCAGTTTGCCAAGGACGAGGGCATTCCATTGGGGGGCCAAGACACAGCGCAAGTGCTGCTTGGTAGAGATACCAGACCTACAGGAGCTTACCTCCTGGATGCGGCACTGCAG GGGATAAATGCTATAGTTGGCGCTAACGCAATTGATATAGGAATTTTGACCACCCCTCAACTGCATTGGATGGTCCGGAGCAAAAACCAAGGTGCACTGACACACTTTCCCAGACCCTCCACAAAGcggcgggagctctctgcactgg CTAGTGACAGTAGGGTTGATCTTCTTGTTGATGGAGATAAGATACTATCTCTGTTTGCCCTATTTATTAGAGAGCAGCTAGATATCATTAATAACAGTGGTGGTCAAACAAACAAATCATTGTCTGCAAGGCTTGGAATAGTTCAGACAGCTTATGCAAATGGGGCATCGACGCAATTTCTAAAGAGCCTTGGCCTAGAAGTGGTATTCACTCCTACAGGAGTGAAATATCTGCACAAAAGGGCATTGGAGTATGACATTGGTATATATTTTGAGGCCAATGGACATGGGACTGTGGTATTCTCAGAGGACTTCATCTCTCAACTAGAGTCATTAAGCAATGGGCTCTCCTCTCAAGCTGCCACCG GTTCAGCACAGTATCATGCTGTGATGAGATTGTTGGCAGAAAGTCAGCTGATCAATCAAGCAGTAGGTGATGCTCTGAGTGGTTTGCTTTTAGTGGAGGCTATTTTACAGTATAAGGGATGGTCATTTCAGAATTGGTGTGAACTATATAGTGATTTGCCCAGTAAACAGATGAAA GTGAAAGTTAAAGATCGAAGTGTAATTGTCAcaacag ACGCAGAGACAAAAGTTAGTCAACCTTCTGGTTTGCAAGAATTGATAGATAAGGAGACTG CCAACTACACCCACGGGCGATGCTTTGTGCGGCCATGTGGTACAGAAGATGTGGTACGGGTGTATGCAGAGGCATCTACGCAGGTAGAAGCAGACAGTCTCACAAAATCTGTGGCACACCATGTGGAACGCATTCTTGGATAA
- the LOC136461561 gene encoding uncharacterized protein isoform X1, producing the protein MGGVEKMKYVVVTSGVVSGLGNGVAASSIGTVLKACGLRVTFIKIDPYLNTDSRTMSPSENGEVFVLDDGSEVGIDLGNYERFLDVELTGDNNITAGKIYQVLNMSFSLQPPTWASSYPFSRMWYVLVGFLQHVLDKERRGDYLGKTVQVIPHITDAIQEWIERVALIPVDGREGRPEVCIVELGGTIGDIESRPFMEALSQFSYRAEDNNFCLVHVSLVPVIDIVGEQKTKPTQCSVQSLRELGLKPNLLACRSTTPLNKNVKEKLSQSCHVPDDCIISLNNVPNIWHVPSLLIDQKCHEAILGILGLARLTVEPKLDAWMNIARTCDQLHAPVRIAVVGKYTNVSNAYQSILEAMLHASVVCQRRLVVDWVPASDLDIETANESPDLHEKAWGLLKGADGVLVPGGFGHGGVGGKILAAKYARENNVPYLGICLGMQVAIIEFARSVLGLKDANSTEFDAGTRYPCLIEMPEICVGSRRTFFRTKDCKSAKLYGNVNYTDERHRRRYEVNPDMVGELESAGVEFVGTDESGDRMEILELPWHPYFVGVQFHPEFRSRPGKPSPLFTGLIAASSGLLDAGMLQSPASLENGNGPVAMKVASGASGGGGYANASGLEEGLLGLHVSGAALAH; encoded by the exons ATGGGTGGTGTGGAGAAGATGAAGTACGTGGTGGTGACCAGCGGCGTCGTGAGCGGGCTAGGGAATGGTGTCGCTGCCAGCAGCATCGGCACCGTCCTCAAGGCCTGCGGTTTGCGAGTCACCTTCATCAAGATAG ATCCATATTTAAATACTGATTCTAGAACGATGTCTCCTTCTGAAAACGGAGAGGTATTTGTTTTGGACGATGGCAGCGAG GTTGGCATAGACCTTGGAAACTACGAGAGATTCCTTGATGTTGAATTAACCGGAGACAACAACATAACTGCCGGCAAGATCTATCAGGTACTGAACATGTCATTTTCTCTGCAACCTCCAACGTGGGCAAGTTCTTATCCGTTTTCTCGGATGTGGTATGTCCTTGTCGGATTCTTGCAGCATGTGCTGGACAAGGAGCGAAGAGGTGATTATCTAGGGAAAACAGTACAG GTTATACCCCACATTACGGATGCGATTCAAGAATGGATTGAGCGTGTCGCCTTGATCCCTGTCGATGGGAGAGAAGGGCGGCCTGAAGTTTGTATTGTGGAGTTGGGAGGGACTATAG GAGATATAGAGTCAAGGCCATTTATGGAAGCTTTGAGCCAGTTTTCATACCGAGCTG AGGATAATAATTTTTGTTTGGTTCATGTTAGCCTTGTCCCTGTTATAGATATAGTTGGCGAACAG AAAACGAAGCCTACCCAGTGCAGCGTTCAGAGCCTCCGAGAGCTTGGATTGAAGCCAAACCTTCTGGCTTGTCGTAGCACAACA CCTCTGAATAAAAATGTCAAAGAGAAACTTTCCCAGTCTTGCCATGTTCCG GATGATTGCATTATTAGTCTCaacaatgttccaaatatttggcaCGTTCCCTCGCTTCTAATA GATCAAAAGTGTCATGAAGCTATTTTGGGAATTCTAGGACTAGCACG TTTAACAGTGGAACCTAAGTTGGATGCGTGGATGAACATAGCTAGAACGTGTGACCAATTGCATGCTCCT GTCAGAATAGCAGTAGTTGGAAAATACACTAATGTTTCCAACGCGTACCAATCGATCCTCGAG GCTATGCTTCATGCATCCGTTGTGTGCCAGAGAAGGCTTGTTGTCGATTGGGTCCCTGCTTCTGACCTGGACATAGAGACTGCAAATGAG TCACCTGACCTCCATGAGAAGGCATGGGGCCTACTGAAG GGTGCAGATGGAGTCCTAGTTCCAGGAGGCTTTGGTCACGGAGGAGTTGGAGGCAAAATTCTCGCTGCTAAGTATGCTAGAGAAAATAATGTTCCGTACCTAGGCATATGCCTGGGGATGCAGGTTGCCATCATAGAGTTTGCACGATCTGTTCTTGGCCTGAAGGACGCCAACAGCACAGAGTTTGACGCTGGCACGAGATATCCTTGTCTGATCGAGATGCCTGAG ATATGCGTAGGATCAAGGAGGACTTTCTTCAGAACGAAGGACTGTAAATCTGCTAAACT CTATGGTAATGTAAATTACACGGATGAACGCCATCGGCGTCGGTATGAG GTGAACCCTGACATGGTGGGCGAGCTCGAGAGCGCGGGTGTCGAGTTTGTGGGGACGGATGAAAGCGGAGACAGAATGGAG ATACTGGAGCTGCCCTGGCACCCGTATTTTGTGGGCGTCCAGTTCCATCCGGAGTTCAGGTCCAGGCCAGGCAAACCTTCTCCATTATTCACGG GGCTGATAGCTGCATCGTCAGGGTTACTCGACGCCGGCATGCTGCAGAGCCCTGCTAGCCTTGAGAATGGGAACGGACCTGTTGCCATGAAGGTCGCGTCGGGAGCAAGCGGGGGTGGTGGCTACGCGAACGCGAGTGGCCTCGAGGAAGGCCTCCTGGGCCTGCACGTCTCAGGAGCAGCACTAGCACATTAG
- the LOC136461561 gene encoding uncharacterized protein isoform X2: MGGVEKMKYVVVTSGVVSGLGNGVAASSIGTVLKACGLRVTFIKIDPYLNTDSRTMSPSENGEVFVLDDGSEVGIDLGNYERFLDVELTGDNNITAGKIYQHVLDKERRGDYLGKTVQVIPHITDAIQEWIERVALIPVDGREGRPEVCIVELGGTIGDIESRPFMEALSQFSYRAEDNNFCLVHVSLVPVIDIVGEQKTKPTQCSVQSLRELGLKPNLLACRSTTPLNKNVKEKLSQSCHVPDDCIISLNNVPNIWHVPSLLIDQKCHEAILGILGLARLTVEPKLDAWMNIARTCDQLHAPVRIAVVGKYTNVSNAYQSILEAMLHASVVCQRRLVVDWVPASDLDIETANESPDLHEKAWGLLKGADGVLVPGGFGHGGVGGKILAAKYARENNVPYLGICLGMQVAIIEFARSVLGLKDANSTEFDAGTRYPCLIEMPEICVGSRRTFFRTKDCKSAKLYGNVNYTDERHRRRYEVNPDMVGELESAGVEFVGTDESGDRMEILELPWHPYFVGVQFHPEFRSRPGKPSPLFTGLIAASSGLLDAGMLQSPASLENGNGPVAMKVASGASGGGGYANASGLEEGLLGLHVSGAALAH; encoded by the exons ATGGGTGGTGTGGAGAAGATGAAGTACGTGGTGGTGACCAGCGGCGTCGTGAGCGGGCTAGGGAATGGTGTCGCTGCCAGCAGCATCGGCACCGTCCTCAAGGCCTGCGGTTTGCGAGTCACCTTCATCAAGATAG ATCCATATTTAAATACTGATTCTAGAACGATGTCTCCTTCTGAAAACGGAGAGGTATTTGTTTTGGACGATGGCAGCGAG GTTGGCATAGACCTTGGAAACTACGAGAGATTCCTTGATGTTGAATTAACCGGAGACAACAACATAACTGCCGGCAAGATCTATCAG CATGTGCTGGACAAGGAGCGAAGAGGTGATTATCTAGGGAAAACAGTACAG GTTATACCCCACATTACGGATGCGATTCAAGAATGGATTGAGCGTGTCGCCTTGATCCCTGTCGATGGGAGAGAAGGGCGGCCTGAAGTTTGTATTGTGGAGTTGGGAGGGACTATAG GAGATATAGAGTCAAGGCCATTTATGGAAGCTTTGAGCCAGTTTTCATACCGAGCTG AGGATAATAATTTTTGTTTGGTTCATGTTAGCCTTGTCCCTGTTATAGATATAGTTGGCGAACAG AAAACGAAGCCTACCCAGTGCAGCGTTCAGAGCCTCCGAGAGCTTGGATTGAAGCCAAACCTTCTGGCTTGTCGTAGCACAACA CCTCTGAATAAAAATGTCAAAGAGAAACTTTCCCAGTCTTGCCATGTTCCG GATGATTGCATTATTAGTCTCaacaatgttccaaatatttggcaCGTTCCCTCGCTTCTAATA GATCAAAAGTGTCATGAAGCTATTTTGGGAATTCTAGGACTAGCACG TTTAACAGTGGAACCTAAGTTGGATGCGTGGATGAACATAGCTAGAACGTGTGACCAATTGCATGCTCCT GTCAGAATAGCAGTAGTTGGAAAATACACTAATGTTTCCAACGCGTACCAATCGATCCTCGAG GCTATGCTTCATGCATCCGTTGTGTGCCAGAGAAGGCTTGTTGTCGATTGGGTCCCTGCTTCTGACCTGGACATAGAGACTGCAAATGAG TCACCTGACCTCCATGAGAAGGCATGGGGCCTACTGAAG GGTGCAGATGGAGTCCTAGTTCCAGGAGGCTTTGGTCACGGAGGAGTTGGAGGCAAAATTCTCGCTGCTAAGTATGCTAGAGAAAATAATGTTCCGTACCTAGGCATATGCCTGGGGATGCAGGTTGCCATCATAGAGTTTGCACGATCTGTTCTTGGCCTGAAGGACGCCAACAGCACAGAGTTTGACGCTGGCACGAGATATCCTTGTCTGATCGAGATGCCTGAG ATATGCGTAGGATCAAGGAGGACTTTCTTCAGAACGAAGGACTGTAAATCTGCTAAACT CTATGGTAATGTAAATTACACGGATGAACGCCATCGGCGTCGGTATGAG GTGAACCCTGACATGGTGGGCGAGCTCGAGAGCGCGGGTGTCGAGTTTGTGGGGACGGATGAAAGCGGAGACAGAATGGAG ATACTGGAGCTGCCCTGGCACCCGTATTTTGTGGGCGTCCAGTTCCATCCGGAGTTCAGGTCCAGGCCAGGCAAACCTTCTCCATTATTCACGG GGCTGATAGCTGCATCGTCAGGGTTACTCGACGCCGGCATGCTGCAGAGCCCTGCTAGCCTTGAGAATGGGAACGGACCTGTTGCCATGAAGGTCGCGTCGGGAGCAAGCGGGGGTGGTGGCTACGCGAACGCGAGTGGCCTCGAGGAAGGCCTCCTGGGCCTGCACGTCTCAGGAGCAGCACTAGCACATTAG
- the LOC136461561 gene encoding uncharacterized protein isoform X3, giving the protein MSPSENGEVFVLDDGSEVGIDLGNYERFLDVELTGDNNITAGKIYQHVLDKERRGDYLGKTVQVIPHITDAIQEWIERVALIPVDGREGRPEVCIVELGGTIGDIESRPFMEALSQFSYRAEDNNFCLVHVSLVPVIDIVGEQKTKPTQCSVQSLRELGLKPNLLACRSTTPLNKNVKEKLSQSCHVPDDCIISLNNVPNIWHVPSLLIDQKCHEAILGILGLARLTVEPKLDAWMNIARTCDQLHAPVRIAVVGKYTNVSNAYQSILEAMLHASVVCQRRLVVDWVPASDLDIETANESPDLHEKAWGLLKGADGVLVPGGFGHGGVGGKILAAKYARENNVPYLGICLGMQVAIIEFARSVLGLKDANSTEFDAGTRYPCLIEMPEICVGSRRTFFRTKDCKSAKLYGNVNYTDERHRRRYEVNPDMVGELESAGVEFVGTDESGDRMEILELPWHPYFVGVQFHPEFRSRPGKPSPLFTGLIAASSGLLDAGMLQSPASLENGNGPVAMKVASGASGGGGYANASGLEEGLLGLHVSGAALAH; this is encoded by the exons ATGTCTCCTTCTGAAAACGGAGAGGTATTTGTTTTGGACGATGGCAGCGAG GTTGGCATAGACCTTGGAAACTACGAGAGATTCCTTGATGTTGAATTAACCGGAGACAACAACATAACTGCCGGCAAGATCTATCAG CATGTGCTGGACAAGGAGCGAAGAGGTGATTATCTAGGGAAAACAGTACAG GTTATACCCCACATTACGGATGCGATTCAAGAATGGATTGAGCGTGTCGCCTTGATCCCTGTCGATGGGAGAGAAGGGCGGCCTGAAGTTTGTATTGTGGAGTTGGGAGGGACTATAG GAGATATAGAGTCAAGGCCATTTATGGAAGCTTTGAGCCAGTTTTCATACCGAGCTG AGGATAATAATTTTTGTTTGGTTCATGTTAGCCTTGTCCCTGTTATAGATATAGTTGGCGAACAG AAAACGAAGCCTACCCAGTGCAGCGTTCAGAGCCTCCGAGAGCTTGGATTGAAGCCAAACCTTCTGGCTTGTCGTAGCACAACA CCTCTGAATAAAAATGTCAAAGAGAAACTTTCCCAGTCTTGCCATGTTCCG GATGATTGCATTATTAGTCTCaacaatgttccaaatatttggcaCGTTCCCTCGCTTCTAATA GATCAAAAGTGTCATGAAGCTATTTTGGGAATTCTAGGACTAGCACG TTTAACAGTGGAACCTAAGTTGGATGCGTGGATGAACATAGCTAGAACGTGTGACCAATTGCATGCTCCT GTCAGAATAGCAGTAGTTGGAAAATACACTAATGTTTCCAACGCGTACCAATCGATCCTCGAG GCTATGCTTCATGCATCCGTTGTGTGCCAGAGAAGGCTTGTTGTCGATTGGGTCCCTGCTTCTGACCTGGACATAGAGACTGCAAATGAG TCACCTGACCTCCATGAGAAGGCATGGGGCCTACTGAAG GGTGCAGATGGAGTCCTAGTTCCAGGAGGCTTTGGTCACGGAGGAGTTGGAGGCAAAATTCTCGCTGCTAAGTATGCTAGAGAAAATAATGTTCCGTACCTAGGCATATGCCTGGGGATGCAGGTTGCCATCATAGAGTTTGCACGATCTGTTCTTGGCCTGAAGGACGCCAACAGCACAGAGTTTGACGCTGGCACGAGATATCCTTGTCTGATCGAGATGCCTGAG ATATGCGTAGGATCAAGGAGGACTTTCTTCAGAACGAAGGACTGTAAATCTGCTAAACT CTATGGTAATGTAAATTACACGGATGAACGCCATCGGCGTCGGTATGAG GTGAACCCTGACATGGTGGGCGAGCTCGAGAGCGCGGGTGTCGAGTTTGTGGGGACGGATGAAAGCGGAGACAGAATGGAG ATACTGGAGCTGCCCTGGCACCCGTATTTTGTGGGCGTCCAGTTCCATCCGGAGTTCAGGTCCAGGCCAGGCAAACCTTCTCCATTATTCACGG GGCTGATAGCTGCATCGTCAGGGTTACTCGACGCCGGCATGCTGCAGAGCCCTGCTAGCCTTGAGAATGGGAACGGACCTGTTGCCATGAAGGTCGCGTCGGGAGCAAGCGGGGGTGGTGGCTACGCGAACGCGAGTGGCCTCGAGGAAGGCCTCCTGGGCCTGCACGTCTCAGGAGCAGCACTAGCACATTAG